One region of Mycolicibacterium insubricum genomic DNA includes:
- a CDS encoding alpha/beta hydrolase yields the protein MQRTARLGSALLSAALVFSMSAPIAAAEPSPAVAQANWGSCTPAVKTAADLPGAQCTMLSVPIDYDAPSTGTVKLAVIRIPATGQRIGSLFVNPGGPGASAVDTVVGIGSALAGSPITDHFDLVGFDPRGVGYSTPELRCRTDAEFDAWRREPMVDFSPAGVARIDALNKQYAQSCAARMGTAVLGHVGTREVARDMDSVRRMLGDDKINYLGFSYGTAIGTQYVNQFGSHVRAMVLDGAIDPSIDPVESMIRQMAGFQAAFDDYAADCAQSAGCPLGNDPAQAVTRYHQLVDPLVTKPARTADPRGLSYADALTGTFNALYTPQFWRFLTSGLLGLARGTDPGDLLMLADEYQGRDERGHYSNDQDAFNAVRCVDAPSPTDPAVWIAADKRVRQVSPFSSYGQFTGNAPRDICSFWPVPATSTPKAASPAAPGQVVVVSTTHDPATPYQSGVDLARQLGASLVSFEGTQHTVVFNGYECIDTAILDFLLNQTVPQSGLTCRA from the coding sequence ATGCAGCGCACCGCTCGGCTGGGCTCTGCGCTGCTCTCGGCGGCGCTTGTCTTCAGCATGTCCGCACCGATCGCCGCCGCGGAACCCAGCCCTGCGGTGGCACAGGCGAATTGGGGTAGTTGCACCCCGGCGGTGAAGACCGCGGCCGATCTGCCGGGCGCCCAGTGCACCATGCTCAGCGTCCCCATCGACTACGACGCGCCCTCCACCGGAACGGTCAAGCTCGCCGTCATCCGGATCCCGGCGACCGGACAACGCATCGGTTCGCTGTTCGTCAACCCGGGTGGGCCGGGCGCCTCGGCGGTGGACACCGTCGTCGGCATCGGCTCGGCGCTGGCCGGCAGCCCGATCACCGACCACTTCGACCTCGTCGGCTTCGACCCGCGCGGCGTCGGCTACTCCACCCCGGAGCTGCGCTGCCGCACCGACGCCGAGTTCGACGCGTGGCGGCGCGAACCCATGGTCGACTTCAGCCCCGCCGGGGTGGCGCGTATCGACGCGCTCAACAAGCAGTACGCGCAGAGCTGCGCCGCGCGGATGGGGACCGCGGTACTCGGGCACGTCGGCACCCGCGAGGTCGCCCGCGACATGGATTCGGTGCGCCGCATGCTCGGCGACGACAAGATCAACTACCTGGGCTTCAGCTACGGCACGGCGATCGGTACCCAGTACGTCAACCAGTTCGGCTCGCACGTGCGGGCCATGGTGCTCGACGGCGCGATCGACCCCAGCATCGACCCGGTGGAGTCGATGATCCGGCAGATGGCCGGATTCCAGGCCGCCTTCGACGACTACGCCGCCGACTGCGCGCAGAGCGCGGGCTGCCCGCTGGGCAACGACCCGGCCCAGGCCGTCACCCGCTACCACCAGCTGGTCGATCCGCTGGTCACCAAACCGGCCCGCACCGCCGACCCGCGCGGGCTGTCCTACGCCGACGCGCTGACCGGCACCTTCAACGCGCTCTACACGCCGCAGTTCTGGCGGTTCCTGACCAGCGGCCTGCTGGGCCTGGCCCGCGGCACCGACCCCGGCGACCTGCTGATGCTGGCCGACGAATATCAGGGTCGCGACGAACGCGGGCACTACAGCAATGACCAGGACGCCTTCAACGCGGTGCGCTGCGTGGACGCGCCGTCACCGACGGACCCCGCGGTGTGGATTGCCGCCGACAAGCGGGTCCGCCAGGTGTCCCCGTTCTCGTCGTACGGTCAGTTCACCGGCAATGCCCCGCGCGACATCTGCTCGTTCTGGCCGGTGCCGGCAACCTCGACACCCAAGGCGGCCAGCCCGGCCGCACCCGGTCAGGTGGTGGTGGTCTCCACGACCCACGACCCGGCTACCCCGTACCAGTCCGGTGTGGACCTGGCCCGACAGCTCGGCGCCTCACTGGTCAGCTTCGAGGGCACCCAGCACACGGTGGTGTTCAACGGCTACGAATGCATCGACACCGCGATCCTGGACTTCCTGCTCAACCAGACGGTGCCGCAGTCCGGGTTGACGTGCCGCGCCTGA
- a CDS encoding alpha/beta hydrolase, whose product MNPRKRARPGTRAGLAVAVASTLTLLSGCAQVVDGQAVREAPQIGAPVEWHPCAFTDAAPDYLRSGQCGTITVPVNYDKPDDGIVTLALIRFPATGDKIGSLVINPGGPGESGLEAAMNLVQGMPEAIRQRFDLVGFDPRGVARSKPALWCNSDADNDKSRADQIVEYTPEGVEHMESETKAFVQRCVDKMGKDFLANVGTVNVAKDLDALRASLGDDKLTYLGYSYGTRIGAVYAEMFPHNVRALILDGAIDPNADPIEAEIDQAAAFQKAFNSFAADCAKSADCPLGTDPDQAVAEYLSMVQPLAKNPAKTKDPRGLSYNDAIVGTILAMYSPNFWPHLKTGLTELRNGEGDTLLKMADLYMRRDKDGHYDNSTDARVAINCVDRPAVTDREKVIEADRRSREVAPFMSYGEFTGHAPLGTCAFWPVAPTSQPHEVKVEGLAPPLVVSVTGDPATPYQAGVELARQLGGALLTYDGTQHTVVFQGQKCVDDYATAYLIDNTLPPEGAKCP is encoded by the coding sequence ATGAACCCGCGAAAACGAGCGCGCCCGGGCACCAGGGCGGGCCTGGCCGTCGCCGTGGCGTCGACGCTGACGCTGCTGTCCGGCTGCGCTCAGGTCGTCGACGGGCAGGCGGTGCGGGAAGCCCCGCAGATCGGGGCCCCGGTCGAGTGGCATCCGTGCGCCTTCACCGACGCCGCGCCGGACTACCTGCGCTCGGGGCAGTGCGGCACCATCACAGTCCCGGTGAACTACGACAAGCCCGACGACGGCATCGTCACGCTGGCGCTGATCCGGTTCCCGGCCACCGGGGACAAGATCGGCTCGCTGGTGATCAATCCCGGCGGCCCCGGCGAGTCCGGCCTGGAGGCCGCGATGAACCTCGTGCAGGGCATGCCCGAGGCGATCCGCCAGCGGTTCGACCTGGTCGGCTTCGACCCGCGCGGGGTCGCCCGGTCCAAGCCGGCACTGTGGTGCAACTCCGACGCCGACAACGACAAGTCCCGGGCCGACCAGATCGTGGAGTACACCCCCGAGGGCGTCGAGCACATGGAGTCCGAGACCAAGGCGTTCGTCCAGCGCTGCGTCGACAAGATGGGCAAGGACTTCCTGGCCAACGTCGGAACCGTCAACGTGGCCAAGGATCTCGATGCGCTGCGGGCGTCCCTCGGCGACGACAAGTTGACCTACCTCGGCTACTCCTACGGCACCCGGATCGGCGCGGTGTACGCCGAGATGTTCCCGCACAACGTGCGGGCGCTGATCCTCGACGGCGCGATCGATCCCAACGCCGATCCGATCGAAGCCGAGATCGACCAAGCCGCCGCATTCCAGAAGGCGTTCAACAGTTTTGCCGCCGACTGCGCCAAGAGTGCGGACTGCCCGCTGGGCACCGACCCGGACCAGGCGGTCGCCGAGTACCTGTCGATGGTGCAACCGCTGGCCAAGAATCCGGCCAAGACCAAGGATCCGCGCGGCCTGAGCTACAACGACGCCATCGTCGGCACCATCCTGGCGATGTACTCGCCGAATTTCTGGCCGCATCTGAAGACCGGGCTGACCGAGCTGCGCAACGGCGAGGGCGACACCCTGCTGAAGATGGCCGACCTGTACATGCGCCGCGACAAGGACGGGCACTACGACAACTCCACCGACGCGCGGGTGGCCATCAACTGTGTGGACCGGCCCGCGGTCACCGACCGGGAGAAGGTCATCGAAGCCGACCGGCGCAGCCGCGAGGTCGCACCGTTCATGAGCTACGGCGAATTCACCGGCCACGCCCCGCTGGGCACGTGCGCGTTCTGGCCGGTGGCGCCGACCAGCCAGCCGCATGAGGTGAAGGTCGAGGGGCTGGCCCCACCGCTGGTGGTGTCGGTCACCGGTGACCCGGCCACCCCGTACCAGGCCGGCGTGGAACTGGCCCGTCAGCTCGGCGGCGCGCTGCTGACCTACGACGGCACCCAGCACACCGTGGTGTTCCAGGGGCAGAAGTGCGTTGACGACTACGCAACCGCCTACCTGATCGACAACACCCTGCCGCCGGAGGGCGCCAAGTGCCCGTAG
- a CDS encoding enoyl-CoA hydratase/isomerase family protein, whose amino-acid sequence MAYQTLLFEPGRITRITLNRPDAANGLDDALCTELADAARRCADPDVKVVLLTGTGRFFCAGGDLKAMASSPLGPSAFVKGIADDLHAALKAFAQMDAVLITAVNGAAAGAGFSLAVTGDLVLAAESASFTMAYTRAGLSPDGGASYLLPRLVGLRRAQELILTNRRLSAAQGLDWGMVTEVVSDAELAARADALAEAMAAGSGTAQSSVRRLLSASQHNDYATQLDLESATISGNAEAADGREGIDAFVNKRAPLFG is encoded by the coding sequence ATGGCATACCAGACGCTGCTGTTCGAGCCGGGCCGCATCACCCGCATCACGCTGAACCGGCCGGACGCGGCCAACGGCCTCGACGACGCGCTGTGCACCGAGCTCGCCGACGCCGCGCGCCGGTGCGCCGATCCGGACGTCAAGGTGGTCCTGCTGACCGGCACCGGTCGGTTCTTCTGCGCCGGAGGCGACCTCAAGGCCATGGCGTCCTCCCCGCTGGGGCCGAGCGCGTTCGTCAAGGGCATCGCCGACGACCTGCACGCCGCGCTGAAGGCCTTCGCGCAGATGGACGCGGTGCTGATCACCGCCGTCAACGGGGCCGCCGCCGGTGCCGGCTTCTCCCTCGCGGTGACCGGCGATCTGGTGCTCGCGGCCGAATCGGCGTCGTTCACCATGGCCTACACCCGCGCCGGACTGAGCCCCGACGGCGGCGCCTCCTACCTGCTGCCGCGCCTGGTCGGGCTGCGGCGCGCGCAGGAGCTGATACTCACCAACCGGCGGCTCTCGGCCGCGCAGGGCCTGGACTGGGGGATGGTGACCGAGGTGGTCTCCGACGCCGAGCTGGCCGCCCGCGCCGACGCGCTGGCCGAGGCGATGGCCGCCGGATCGGGCACCGCCCAGTCGTCGGTCCGCCGGCTGCTGTCGGCCAGCCAGCACAACGACTACGCCACCCAGCTGGACCTGGAGTCGGCGACGATCTCCGGCAACGCCGAGGCCGCCGACGGCCGCGAAGGCATCGACGCGTTCGTCAACAAGCGGGCGCCGCTTTTCGGCTGA
- the panB gene encoding 3-methyl-2-oxobutanoate hydroxymethyltransferase, translating into MSETPVYGAVADSTVTRPTKVRTHHLQQWKAEGHKWAMLTAYDYSTACAFSDAGIPVLLVGDSAANVVYGYDTTVPISVDELIPLARGVVRGAPNALVVVDLPFGSYEAGPTQALATATRFLKETGAHAVKVEGGERIVDQIATLTQAGIPVVGHLGFTPQSVNSLGGFRVQGRGDTGEQIIHDAIAVAEAGAIAVVLEMVPADLATQITGKLTIPTVGIGAGPNCDAQVLVWQDMAGMTTGRTAKFVKRFGDVGAELRRAAGDYAAEVASGAFPAEQHSF; encoded by the coding sequence ATGTCTGAAACACCGGTATACGGCGCTGTCGCCGACTCCACCGTCACCCGCCCCACCAAGGTCCGCACCCACCACCTGCAGCAGTGGAAGGCCGAAGGGCACAAGTGGGCCATGCTCACCGCCTACGACTACTCCACCGCGTGCGCCTTCTCCGACGCCGGCATCCCGGTGCTGCTGGTCGGCGATTCCGCCGCCAACGTGGTCTACGGCTACGACACGACGGTGCCGATCTCGGTCGACGAGCTGATCCCGCTGGCCCGCGGCGTGGTGCGTGGCGCGCCGAACGCGCTGGTCGTCGTCGATCTGCCGTTCGGCAGCTACGAAGCCGGGCCCACCCAGGCACTGGCGACGGCGACCCGGTTCCTCAAGGAGACCGGTGCGCATGCGGTGAAGGTCGAGGGCGGCGAGCGGATCGTCGACCAGATCGCCACCTTGACCCAGGCCGGGATTCCCGTCGTCGGCCATCTGGGCTTCACCCCGCAGAGCGTCAACAGCCTGGGCGGGTTCCGCGTGCAGGGCCGCGGGGACACCGGCGAACAGATCATTCACGACGCCATCGCCGTCGCCGAGGCCGGCGCCATCGCCGTCGTTCTGGAGATGGTGCCCGCCGATCTGGCCACCCAGATCACCGGCAAGCTCACCATCCCCACCGTCGGGATCGGCGCCGGGCCCAACTGCGACGCCCAGGTTCTGGTGTGGCAGGACATGGCCGGGATGACGACCGGACGGACCGCGAAGTTCGTCAAGCGGTTCGGCGACGTGGGTGCCGAGTTGCGCCGCGCGGCCGGCGACTACGCGGCCGAGGTGGCCAGCGGGGCGTTCCCGGCGGAACAGCACAGCTTCTGA
- a CDS encoding WS/DGAT/MGAT family O-acyltransferase codes for MPGYQRLSGLDASFLYLENTSQPLHVCSILELDTTSIPGGYTFDGLLATLAERVRAMPEFRMKLSDSFLNIDHPVWVEDPEFAVDHHVHRIGLPAPGGREELAEMVGHFASLPLDRSRPLWEMLVVENIDGTDARAGGPLAVVTKVHHAAVDGVTGANLMSQLCSTEPDAPAPEPVEAPGGAGALVIAARGFARFATRPVNLATRVLPDTVGTVVDTVRRAVNGAAMASPFNAPKTAFNATVTPRRNVAFARLDLDDVKTVKNHFDVKVNDVVMVLVAGVLRQYLLNRGELPEQQLVAMVPVSVHGRSDRPGRNKVSGMFTGLHSDIADPAERLRAIAAASAVAKEHSSAIPASLLQDWSQFAAPAVFGVAMRVYASSRLTEARPVHNLVVSNVPGPQESLYFLGAEVSAMYPLGPLFHGSGLNITVMSLSGQLDVGIISCPDLLPDLWDMADGFATELAALVAATRD; via the coding sequence ATGCCCGGATATCAGAGACTCAGCGGCCTGGACGCCAGCTTTCTCTACCTCGAAAACACCAGCCAGCCGCTGCACGTCTGCTCGATCCTGGAGCTGGACACCACCAGCATCCCGGGCGGCTACACCTTCGACGGCCTGTTGGCGACCCTGGCCGAACGGGTCCGGGCGATGCCGGAGTTCCGGATGAAACTGTCCGACAGCTTCCTCAACATCGACCATCCGGTCTGGGTGGAGGACCCCGAATTCGCCGTCGACCACCACGTGCACCGGATCGGCCTGCCCGCCCCGGGCGGCCGCGAGGAACTCGCCGAGATGGTCGGGCATTTCGCGTCGCTGCCGCTGGACCGCAGCCGGCCGCTGTGGGAGATGCTGGTGGTGGAGAACATCGACGGCACCGATGCGCGCGCCGGCGGCCCGCTGGCGGTGGTCACCAAGGTCCACCACGCCGCCGTCGACGGCGTGACCGGGGCGAACCTGATGTCGCAGTTGTGTTCCACCGAGCCCGACGCCCCCGCACCCGAGCCGGTGGAGGCCCCGGGCGGGGCGGGAGCGCTGGTCATCGCGGCCCGCGGATTCGCCCGCTTCGCCACCCGGCCGGTGAACCTGGCCACCCGGGTGCTGCCGGACACCGTCGGGACCGTGGTGGACACCGTGCGCCGCGCGGTGAACGGCGCGGCGATGGCCAGCCCGTTCAATGCCCCGAAGACCGCCTTCAACGCCACCGTCACCCCGCGGCGCAACGTCGCGTTCGCCCGGCTCGACCTCGACGACGTCAAGACCGTGAAGAACCACTTCGATGTGAAGGTCAACGACGTGGTGATGGTGCTGGTCGCCGGGGTGCTGCGGCAATACCTGCTCAACCGCGGTGAACTGCCCGAACAGCAGCTGGTCGCGATGGTCCCGGTGTCGGTGCACGGGCGTTCGGACCGACCCGGCCGCAACAAGGTGTCGGGTATGTTCACCGGCCTGCACAGCGACATCGCCGACCCGGCCGAGCGGCTGCGGGCGATCGCCGCGGCCAGCGCCGTCGCCAAGGAACACAGCTCGGCGATCCCCGCCAGCCTGCTGCAGGACTGGTCCCAATTCGCCGCGCCCGCGGTATTCGGTGTCGCCATGCGGGTCTACGCCAGCTCCCGGCTGACCGAGGCCCGTCCCGTGCACAACCTCGTCGTCTCCAACGTCCCGGGCCCGCAGGAATCGCTGTACTTCCTGGGCGCCGAGGTGTCGGCCATGTACCCGCTGGGGCCGCTGTTCCACGGATCGGGGCTCAACATCACCGTCATGTCGCTGTCCGGGCAGCTCGACGTCGGCATCATCTCCTGTCCGGACCTGCTGCCGGACCTCTGGGACATGGCCGACGGATTCGCCACCGAGCTCGCCGCGCTGGTCGCCGCGACCCGCGACTGA
- a CDS encoding CYTH and CHAD domain-containing protein, with protein sequence MAKKSKEVERKYDVADATVSPSFEGLASVLRIEQLPAQQLDAVYYDTADHRLAAHRITLRRRTGGDDAGWHLKLPAGTDARTEIHAPLADTVPEELRDVVLAIVRDTELVPVARIRNERFAQRLYGADEAVLAEFCDDHVHSTAGDDEQRWREWELELVADPEDRELLERLGHRLLDAGATPSRSAAKLARVLGDPPASAPVPADPIHRAVAEHVDELIVWDRAVRADEWDSVHQMRVTTRKLRSLLKDSEASFGLTDDAWVLDELRVLAAILGVARDAEVLAEKYEHALGELEPGLIRGPVRERLVDGSRRRYEAGWRRSLAAMRTPRYFRLLDALDELATAAPVPVEQHGEQPGNLSGAYARLRKSVRTAKAAEKSHDPHRDEALHRIRKTAKRLRYTAAAVGRRRVTDAAKTIQTLLGDHQDATVSRTHLAHQAEVAHAAGEDTFTYGLLYQREDDLAHRCRAELDDALAKLKRAMK encoded by the coding sequence ATGGCCAAAAAATCCAAGGAAGTTGAACGCAAGTACGACGTCGCGGACGCCACCGTGTCGCCGTCGTTCGAGGGCCTTGCGTCGGTGTTGCGCATCGAGCAGCTACCGGCCCAGCAGCTGGACGCCGTGTACTACGACACCGCCGATCATCGCCTTGCCGCACACCGGATCACGCTGCGGCGCCGCACCGGTGGCGACGACGCCGGCTGGCACCTGAAGCTGCCCGCCGGCACCGACGCCCGCACCGAAATCCACGCCCCGCTGGCCGACACCGTGCCCGAGGAACTCCGCGACGTGGTGCTGGCCATCGTGCGCGACACCGAACTGGTCCCGGTGGCCCGGATCCGCAACGAGCGATTCGCCCAGCGGCTCTACGGCGCCGACGAGGCGGTGCTCGCCGAGTTCTGCGACGACCATGTGCACTCCACCGCCGGAGACGACGAACAACGTTGGCGGGAATGGGAATTGGAGCTGGTGGCCGATCCCGAGGACCGCGAGCTGCTGGAACGCCTCGGCCATCGGCTGCTCGACGCCGGCGCGACGCCGTCCCGCTCGGCCGCCAAGCTGGCCCGCGTGCTCGGCGATCCGCCCGCGTCGGCGCCCGTCCCGGCCGACCCGATCCACCGCGCCGTCGCCGAACACGTCGACGAACTGATCGTCTGGGACCGGGCGGTGCGCGCCGACGAGTGGGACTCGGTGCACCAGATGCGGGTGACCACCCGCAAGCTGCGCAGCCTGCTCAAGGACTCCGAGGCGTCGTTCGGGCTGACCGACGACGCCTGGGTGCTCGACGAGCTGCGGGTGCTGGCCGCGATTCTCGGGGTCGCGCGCGACGCCGAGGTGCTGGCCGAGAAGTACGAACACGCCCTCGGCGAGCTGGAGCCCGGGCTGATCCGCGGACCCGTGCGGGAACGGCTGGTCGACGGGTCACGACGGCGCTACGAGGCCGGATGGCGGCGTTCCCTGGCCGCGATGCGCACCCCCCGGTACTTCCGCCTGCTCGACGCCCTCGACGAACTGGCCACCGCCGCGCCGGTCCCGGTCGAGCAGCACGGTGAGCAGCCGGGCAACCTGAGCGGCGCATACGCGCGGCTGCGCAAATCGGTGCGAACCGCCAAGGCGGCCGAGAAGTCCCACGACCCGCACCGGGACGAGGCGCTGCACCGGATCCGCAAGACTGCCAAGCGGCTGCGCTACACCGCCGCGGCGGTCGGCCGGCGCCGGGTGACCGATGCCGCCAAGACCATTCAGACGCTGCTGGGCGACCACCAGGACGCCACCGTCAGTCGCACCCACTTGGCGCATCAGGCCGAGGTCGCGCACGCCGCCGGTGAGGACACCTTCACCTACGGGTTGCTGTATCAGCGCGAGGACGACCTGGCCCACCGCTGCCGCGCCGAGCTCGACGACGCCTTGGCCAAGCTGAAGCGGGCGATGAAGTAG
- a CDS encoding glutamine synthetase family protein, whose amino-acid sequence MDRQMEFVLRTLEERDIRFVRLWFTDVLGFLKSVAIAPAELEGAFEEGIGFDGSSIEGFARVSESDTVARPDPSTFQILPWRASEDGAFHTARMFCDITMPDGSPSWADSRHVLRRQLAKAGDLGFSCYVHPEIEFFLLEPGPYDGSVPVPADNGGYFDQSVHEGAPNFRRHAIEALEKMGISVEFSHHEGAPGQQEIDLRYADALSMADNVMTFRHLVKEVALGEGVRASFMPKPFTDYPGSAMHTHISLFEGENNAFHSPDDPLQLSNVGKSFIAGILEHAVEISAVTNQWVNSYKRLVHGGEAPTAASWGAANRSALVRVPMYTLNKASSRRIEVRSPDSACNPYLTFAVLLAAGLRGVEQGYVLGPEAEDNVWTLTPEERRAMGFRELPNSLGQALEAMERSELVAEALGEHVFDFFLRNKRTEWENYRSNVTPYELKQYLSL is encoded by the coding sequence ATGGATCGCCAGATGGAATTCGTGCTGCGCACGCTGGAGGAACGCGACATTCGCTTCGTCCGGCTGTGGTTCACCGATGTGCTCGGATTTCTCAAGTCGGTGGCGATCGCGCCCGCCGAACTCGAGGGTGCCTTCGAGGAGGGCATCGGCTTCGACGGTTCCTCCATCGAGGGTTTCGCCCGGGTGTCGGAATCGGACACGGTGGCCCGGCCCGACCCGTCGACCTTCCAGATCCTGCCGTGGCGGGCCAGCGAGGACGGCGCGTTCCACACCGCACGCATGTTCTGCGACATCACCATGCCCGACGGGTCGCCGTCGTGGGCGGACTCCCGGCACGTGCTGCGCCGCCAGCTCGCCAAGGCCGGCGATCTGGGGTTCTCCTGCTACGTGCACCCGGAGATCGAGTTCTTCCTACTCGAACCCGGCCCGTACGACGGCAGCGTGCCGGTGCCCGCGGACAATGGCGGCTACTTCGACCAGTCCGTGCACGAGGGTGCCCCCAACTTCCGGCGGCACGCCATCGAGGCGCTAGAGAAGATGGGCATCTCCGTCGAATTCAGCCATCACGAGGGCGCTCCCGGCCAGCAGGAGATCGACCTGCGCTACGCCGACGCGCTGTCCATGGCCGACAACGTGATGACCTTCCGGCACCTGGTCAAGGAGGTCGCCCTCGGCGAGGGGGTGCGGGCGTCGTTCATGCCCAAGCCGTTCACCGACTACCCCGGCTCGGCGATGCACACCCACATCAGCCTGTTCGAGGGGGAGAACAACGCCTTTCACAGCCCCGACGATCCGCTGCAGTTGTCCAACGTCGGCAAGTCGTTCATCGCCGGCATCCTGGAGCACGCCGTGGAGATCAGCGCCGTCACCAACCAGTGGGTGAATTCCTACAAGCGGCTGGTGCACGGCGGCGAGGCGCCGACGGCGGCGTCCTGGGGTGCGGCCAACCGCTCGGCGCTGGTCCGGGTGCCGATGTACACGCTGAACAAGGCGTCGTCGCGGCGCATCGAGGTGCGCAGCCCCGACTCGGCGTGCAACCCGTACCTGACCTTCGCGGTGCTGCTGGCCGCCGGGCTGCGCGGCGTCGAGCAGGGTTATGTGCTGGGGCCCGAGGCCGAGGACAACGTGTGGACCCTGACCCCCGAGGAGCGCCGCGCGATGGGCTTCCGGGAGCTGCCCAACAGCCTGGGCCAGGCGCTGGAGGCGATGGAGCGCAGCGAGCTGGTGGCCGAGGCCCTCGGTGAGCATGTGTTTGACTTCTTCCTGCGCAACAAGCGCACCGAGTGGGAGAACTACCGCAGCAACGTCACGCCGTACGAGCTCAAGCAGTACCTGTCGCTGTAA
- a CDS encoding DUF2252 domain-containing protein, translated as MSDLQLRDRAIVVDDPQYDIDRGRALRSQSPRKALAELTVADRTATEILVDQNRSRVPELIGLRFARMLVSPLTFYRGAAAVMAADLAASPTSNIEVMSCGDAHLSNFGVFATPDRALVFDLNDFDEAAMAPAEWDLKRLVTSAILGARQLKFPETAVSDIAHGAAGAYRDALVAMMQMSVLDRFYLRAEPIKQSDLVSAPFGEVIHRTVERARKRTSERAFAKLTELDAEGTPRFREDPPLTRHVPLSDETALLQAVDEYMTSVPVDVRLLLAHFRATDIAMRVVGVGSVGTRCYLASVVDRYGTPLILQIKEAKRSVLQEYGKRTQLPLLTAAIAAHGEGRRVVDGQRILQSMSDLLLGTIRIDGADFYVRQFHDMKGSVDLGELNAETFAEYAAGCAAILARAHAQSANAAVLRGYFGSGGKAAEAVVTWCYRYADKTVDDFDQLTAAARDGAIEVADSPEMK; from the coding sequence ATGTCGGATTTGCAACTGCGCGACCGCGCAATCGTCGTTGACGATCCCCAATACGACATCGATCGCGGCCGGGCGCTGCGCAGCCAGTCACCGCGCAAGGCACTGGCCGAACTCACCGTCGCCGACCGGACCGCGACCGAGATCCTGGTCGACCAGAACCGCTCCCGGGTGCCCGAGCTGATCGGGCTCCGGTTCGCCCGGATGCTGGTCAGCCCGCTGACCTTCTACCGCGGCGCGGCGGCGGTGATGGCCGCCGATCTCGCCGCCAGCCCGACCAGCAACATCGAAGTGATGTCCTGCGGCGACGCCCACCTGTCGAACTTCGGGGTCTTCGCCACCCCCGACCGGGCGCTGGTGTTCGACCTGAACGACTTCGACGAGGCGGCCATGGCCCCGGCCGAATGGGACCTGAAACGGCTGGTCACCAGCGCGATCCTGGGTGCCCGGCAGCTGAAGTTCCCGGAAACCGCCGTCAGCGACATCGCCCACGGGGCCGCCGGAGCGTACCGCGATGCACTGGTGGCGATGATGCAGATGAGCGTGCTGGACCGCTTCTACCTGCGGGCCGAGCCGATCAAGCAGAGCGACCTGGTCTCCGCCCCGTTCGGCGAAGTCATCCACCGGACCGTCGAGCGGGCGCGCAAGCGCACCTCGGAACGAGCCTTCGCCAAGCTCACCGAGCTGGATGCCGAGGGCACCCCCCGGTTCCGGGAGGACCCTCCGCTGACCCGGCATGTGCCGCTGTCGGATGAAACCGCGCTGCTGCAGGCCGTCGACGAGTACATGACGTCGGTCCCGGTGGACGTCCGGCTGCTGCTGGCGCACTTCCGCGCGACCGACATCGCCATGCGGGTGGTGGGGGTCGGCAGTGTCGGCACCCGCTGCTATCTGGCCTCGGTGGTCGACCGGTACGGCACCCCGCTGATCCTGCAGATCAAGGAGGCCAAGCGATCGGTCCTGCAGGAGTACGGGAAGCGCACCCAGCTCCCGTTGCTGACCGCCGCGATCGCCGCCCACGGCGAGGGCCGCCGCGTCGTCGACGGGCAGCGGATCCTGCAGTCCATGTCCGATCTGCTGCTGGGCACCATCCGCATCGACGGGGCCGACTTCTACGTGCGCCAATTCCACGACATGAAGGGCAGCGTCGACCTCGGCGAACTCAACGCAGAGACGTTCGCCGAATACGCCGCCGGCTGCGCGGCGATCCTGGCCCGCGCACACGCCCAGAGCGCCAACGCCGCGGTGCTGCGCGGCTACTTCGGCAGCGGCGGCAAGGCCGCCGAAGCCGTCGTCACCTGGTGCTACCGCTACGCCGACAAGACGGTCGACGATTTCGATCAGCTGACCGCGGCCGCCCGCGACGGTGCCATCGAGGTCGCCGACAGCCCGGAGATGAAATAG